In Mytilus galloprovincialis chromosome 1, xbMytGall1.hap1.1, whole genome shotgun sequence, the following are encoded in one genomic region:
- the LOC143058649 gene encoding uncharacterized protein LOC143058649, translated as MIMANGRELYSTVIPEWNSEQIQLKNLVMKSDIPIVAKVIKGQFSNLGVSKIPLRKLHPEVFVHSIKTGVKVLAHSVQRYETKDGLCRIVPLDQRLSIPISYKGWFEILSEDGRSSRPIETVQKLAKELPNKCLVRQNVKGFLANSEGKLTSDNSNIIPAGEQLILSGEITTTTSSGERLKFLKCTDSRNNTLFLSFDQRGLFTPIAGPNDVAGVFTIRDILSRFRLPMTVKLVQGVWPKVDKNRFTGLTRFDWAYTDETAFMCPIDKGEIRITPVPTDVPFKLVTAKNMSNISLTVPCQDMITKCNKMVANYNNTIHLIISVPESVKKNRTHSLANIFSGQTKPPIENKNGNKLKRASSREDILHEEVDDLYQYLREGKLPPKSKFTYESDEESYFEEPAYEPLDDFRSRLAMIDKGKPGYNNSKYKPTTMYDSTNTGSSPTYVRIESKPQTERTKEDSPPPVPPPRRFSRSDSAPQIIENPRPTDSSSGSGSKEIHRIVSEATLQRKTKLSKHKDKYKPKQTPQQQEDNRSSRTGSSGTRRHSLNTLYL; from the coding sequence ATGATCATGGCGAACGGGAGGGAATTGTATAGTACTGTGATCCCAGAATGGAATAGTGAACAAATACAACTTAAGAACTTGGTAATGAAATCCGATATACCCATAGTGGCAAAAGTTATAAAAGGACAGTTTAGTAATTTAGGAGTTTCAAAAATTCCTTTAAGAAAACTGCATCCAGAAGTATTTGTTCATTCGATTAAAACTGGAGTAAAAGTTCTAGCACATAGTGTTCAAAGATATGAAACGAAAGACGGACTGTGTCGCATAGTGCCATTGGACCAACGACTATCTATACCTATATCGTACAAAGGATGGTTTGAAATACTCTCAGAAGACGGTAGGTCCTCAAGACCCATTGAAACTGTTCAGAAACTTGCCAAAGAATTGCCAAATAAATGTCTAGTTCGCCAAAATGTTAAAGGTTTTTTAGCAAATAGTGAAGGTAAATTAACTTCTGACAATTCAAATATTATACCTGCAGGCGAACAGTTAATATTATCAGGAGAAATTACCACAACGACTTCCTCTGGGGAGCGGTTGAAGTTTTTAAAGTGCACAGATTCGAGaaacaatacattatttttaagcTTTGACCAAAGAGGATTATTCACGCCTATAGCAGGACCTAATGATGTTGCCGGTGTCTTTACCATTAGAGATATACTCAGTCGATTTAGACTTCCTATGACTGTAAAGCTTGTGCAGGGGGTTTGGccaaaagttgacaaaaatcgtTTCACAGGGTTAACGCGATTTGATTGGGCATACACGGACGAAACAGCCTTTATGTGCCCTATTGACAAGGGAGAAATTAGAATTACGCCGGTTCCAACAGACGTTCCCTTCAAACTAGTGACAGCCAAAAACATGTCCAACATCTCTTTGACAGTGCCTTGTCAAGATATGATAACAAAATGCAACAAAATGGTTGCTAACTATAACAATACAATTCATCTTATTATATCCGTCCCGGAATCTGTGAAGAAAAATCGAACTCACTCTTTAGCGAATATCTTTTCTGGACAAACCAAACCCCctatagaaaataaaaacggGAATAAACTTAAACGAGCAAGTAGTCGAGAAGATATTCTTCACGAGGAAGTGGATGATCTCTACCAGTATCTCAGGGAAGGTAAACTGCCACCGAAGAGCAAATTTACTTATGAATCTGACGAGGAGAGCTACTTTGAGGAGCCTGCTTATGAACCTCTTGATGACTTCCGGTCTCGTCTCGCTATGATTGACAAAGGTAAACCAGGATATAACAATAGTAAATATAAACCAACGACTATGTATGATAGTACAAACACTGGATCATCACCAACATACGTACGAATAGAGAGTAAACCTCAAACTGAACGTACCAAGGAGGACTCGCCTCCTCCAGTGCCACCACCCCGACGGTTCTCTCGCTCAGACTCTGCTCCTCAAATCATAGAAAATCCTCGTCCAACAGACTCATCAAGTGGATCCGGTTCCAAAGAAATTCATCGTATAGTAAGTGAAGCAACATTACAGAGAAAAACCAAACTGTCTAAACATAAGGATAAATATAAGCCTAAACAAACTCCTCAGCAACAGGAAGATAACAGGAGTTCAAGAACAGGGTCATCAGGTACCCGACGCCATTCATTAAACACTTTGTATTTATAA